Proteins encoded together in one Diabrotica undecimpunctata isolate CICGRU chromosome 3, icDiaUnde3, whole genome shotgun sequence window:
- the LOC140436182 gene encoding transmembrane protein 205-like, translated as MCIRKVYSESDVSNESFEEFESRFDSFRFEIEVAKSVDTSNKNADVDDQDIRKGVEPDDTLNKDSGGYDQDILSISTKYIQDLFQFFKKIKQMFIQSYFYKILLYKTQPAHLITTLFVIIAAYMMMSEKAHPETSPIWNLVYLGTFSAHFGAQIWMTFISGLALFFSLSRHTFGSVQQVLFPKYFYFNSILSFITFVAFIKFNNGTIMKSWEVLIQAASITLCLLVELTVGLYLTSPLLGLLRIKIGMEKEAGVGLEVGKYELGALKDCPHYMKIHKKFRKVHMTIAILNLIAMACNTLHLYYLSQKLCFC; from the coding sequence atgtgtataagaAAAGTATATAGTGAAAGTGATGTGTCAAACGAAAGTTTTGAAGAGTTTGAATCAAGATTTGATAGTTTCCGATTTGAGATCGAAGTTGCTAAATCAGTTGACACTTCAAATAAAAATGCTGATGTGGATGATCAAGATATACGTAAGGGTGTTGAACCAGACGACACTTTAAATAAAGATAGTGGTGGATACGATCAAGATATACTGAGTATTTCGACAAAATATATTCAAGATTTATTCCAGTTTTTCAAGAAGATAAAGCAAATGTTTATACAATCTTACTTTTACAAAATTCTATTATACAAAACTCAGCCAGCTCATTTAATAACAACCCTATTTGTGATTATAGCAGCTTATATGATGATGTCGGAAAAAGCTCATCCGGAAACATCTCCAATATGGAATTTAGTTTATCTGGGGACTTTCAGTGCACATTTTGGTGCCCAGATCTGGATGACGTTCATCTCTGGCTTAGCTTTGTTCTTCTCTTTGTCCAGACATACTTTTGGAAGTGTTCAGCAAGTATTATTCCCGAAATACTTTTACTTCAATTCCATACTTAGCTTCATCACATTCGTGGCATTTATAAAGTTCAATAATGGCACAATAATGAAATCTTGGGAGGTTTTAATTCAAGCTGCATCCATTACACTGTGTTTGCTTGTAGAGCTGACTGTAGGATTATACTTAACTTCCCCTCTTCTGGGTTTATTAAGAATCAAAATTGGCATGGAAAAAGAAGCTGGAGTTGGGCTGGAGGTTGGAAAATATGAATTAGGAGCCTTGAAAGATTGTCCTCATTATATGAAGATCCACAAAAAGTTCAGAAAAGTCCACATGACGATAGCTATTCTGAACTTGATCGCGATGGCTTGTAACACTTTACATCTATATTATTTATCACAGAAAttatgtttttgttaa